The proteins below come from a single Acidobacteriota bacterium genomic window:
- the pssA gene encoding CDP-diacylglycerol--serine O-phosphatidyltransferase, whose translation MSDPVLEDTGGGARRLGRSVIVLPTLFTVGNLFCGYYAILSTMNGLYSHAAYAIGIAIVLDSMDGFIARLTHSTSAFGLQLDSLADVISFGIAPSVLALVWGLGPVDQRLAWIAAFTFTICGAMRLARYNLQAGNLKHFVGLPIPAAGGAVAAIVHFFGGRVTGVPAASLMAAVVFALAFLMISTLRFSSLKHVALGKKSHLAVLVMGLLLALIFYLSRPTLLALAGVYVLSGPAARLYSMLRRRKPAEEEAESDPR comes from the coding sequence GCGGCGGCGCGCGCCGCCTGGGACGCAGCGTTATCGTCCTTCCCACCCTTTTCACGGTGGGGAACCTGTTCTGCGGGTATTACGCCATCCTGTCCACGATGAACGGCTTGTACTCCCACGCCGCCTACGCCATCGGGATCGCCATCGTCCTCGATTCGATGGACGGGTTCATCGCCCGGCTCACCCATTCGACCTCCGCCTTCGGGCTGCAGCTCGACTCGCTCGCCGACGTCATCTCCTTCGGCATCGCACCGTCGGTGCTCGCCCTGGTCTGGGGGCTCGGGCCCGTGGACCAGCGGCTGGCCTGGATCGCCGCCTTCACCTTCACCATCTGCGGCGCCATGCGCCTGGCGCGCTACAACCTCCAGGCGGGAAATCTCAAGCACTTCGTCGGGCTGCCCATCCCCGCGGCGGGAGGGGCGGTGGCCGCCATCGTTCATTTTTTCGGCGGGCGCGTGACCGGCGTGCCGGCCGCCAGCCTGATGGCCGCCGTCGTCTTCGCGCTGGCGTTTCTGATGATCAGCACGCTGCGCTTCAGCAGCCTGAAGCACGTGGCGCTGGGGAAGAAATCCCACCTGGCGGTCCTCGTCATGGGGCTCCTCCTGGCGCTGATTTTCTATCTGTCCCGGCCGACCCTGCTGGCCCTGGCGGGGGTATACGTGCTGTCGGGCCCGGCGGCGCGCCTGTACTCCATGCTGCGGCGCAGGAAACCGGCGGAAGAAGAAGCGGAATCCGACCCCCGGTGA
- the recO gene encoding DNA repair protein RecO: MPVHELEAIILRQYALSDADRVIVALSREQGKVRAAARGIKKPRSPLAGCLEPSNHVRLELWVREGRDLGRVRGAELIHSFLGRTPDYGRMCVFSYFAELVGELVPEGQSSPAMFRLLLACQHAAEARPSSRALVRYFEVWCLKLGGLLPNYAYCSGCGKCVKDEGFFAWIEAGQARCAACAGGRGMRVGPAAAAALGEMMGTPPEKFAASTFPRGALEDLERLFRKLLELHLDRQLKSYRIMCEAVQEE; the protein is encoded by the coding sequence ATGCCCGTACATGAGCTGGAAGCCATCATTTTGAGACAGTACGCCCTCTCGGACGCCGATCGCGTCATCGTGGCGCTCTCGAGGGAGCAGGGGAAGGTGCGCGCCGCGGCCCGGGGGATCAAGAAGCCGCGAAGCCCCCTCGCCGGGTGCCTGGAACCCTCGAACCACGTGCGGCTGGAACTCTGGGTCCGGGAGGGGAGGGACCTCGGCCGGGTCCGGGGGGCGGAGCTCATCCACTCCTTCCTGGGCCGTACCCCCGATTACGGGAGGATGTGCGTTTTTTCCTACTTCGCCGAGCTGGTCGGCGAACTGGTCCCCGAGGGCCAGTCCAGCCCCGCGATGTTCCGGCTCCTGCTGGCCTGCCAGCACGCCGCGGAGGCGCGCCCCTCGTCCCGGGCGCTCGTGCGCTATTTTGAGGTGTGGTGCCTGAAACTCGGCGGCCTTCTGCCGAATTATGCCTATTGCTCCGGTTGTGGCAAGTGTGTTAAAGATGAGGGGTTTTTTGCATGGATCGAAGCCGGTCAAGCGCGCTGCGCGGCCTGTGCCGGGGGGCGGGGCATGCGGGTGGGGCCGGCGGCCGCCGCGGCTCTCGGGGAGATGATGGGCACCCCCCCCGAAAAGTTCGCGGCGAGCACCTTCCCGAGGGGCGCCCTGGAGGATCTCGAGCGCCTTTTCCGGAAGCTGCTCGAGCTGCACCTGGACAGACAACTTAAATCCTACAGGATTATGTGCGAGGCGGTTCAAGAAGAATAG
- a CDS encoding glycine--tRNA ligase subunit alpha, with protein MRSKNLQQIILTLERFWDRRGCVLQQAYDVEVGAGTMAPETFLRVLGPEPYRVAYVMPSRRPTDGRYGDNPNRVQKHHQYQVILKPAPADVQDLYLESLAALGIDLGRHDLRFEEDNWESPTLGAWGVGWQVLLDGLEITQFTYFQQAGGVELDPTSAEITYGLERIATFIAQVDSIYDLGWSDDVSYRDIRHREEVEFSRYNFEEANVEMLFRLFALYEEESRRLAAMDLVLPAYDYCLKCSHTFNLLDARGAISVTERVGIIARVRQLACEVARRYLESRERQGFPLLGRSALPQPEPAS; from the coding sequence ATGCGATCGAAAAATCTTCAGCAGATCATCCTTACCCTGGAGCGGTTCTGGGACCGCAGGGGGTGCGTGCTCCAGCAGGCCTACGACGTCGAGGTGGGCGCGGGGACCATGGCGCCGGAGACCTTTCTCCGGGTCCTGGGTCCCGAACCCTACAGGGTCGCGTACGTGATGCCTTCGCGCCGCCCCACCGACGGGCGTTACGGCGACAACCCGAACCGGGTGCAGAAACACCACCAGTACCAGGTCATTCTCAAGCCGGCGCCGGCCGACGTGCAGGACCTCTACCTCGAGAGCCTGGCCGCCCTGGGCATCGACCTCGGCCGGCACGACCTCCGTTTCGAGGAGGACAACTGGGAGTCGCCCACCCTGGGAGCCTGGGGGGTCGGGTGGCAGGTCCTGCTCGACGGCCTCGAAATCACCCAGTTCACCTATTTTCAGCAGGCCGGCGGGGTCGAACTCGACCCGACGAGCGCGGAGATCACCTACGGGCTGGAAAGGATCGCGACCTTCATCGCCCAGGTGGACAGCATCTACGACCTCGGCTGGTCCGACGATGTCTCCTACCGCGACATCCGCCACCGCGAAGAGGTCGAGTTCTCCCGGTACAACTTCGAGGAGGCGAACGTGGAGATGCTGTTCCGGCTCTTCGCGCTTTACGAGGAGGAAAGCCGGCGCCTCGCCGCCATGGATCTCGTGCTCCCCGCCTACGATTATTGCCTCAAATGCTCGCACACCTTCAACCTGCTGGACGCCCGCGGCGCCATCAGCGTCACCGAGCGCGTGGGCATCATCGCGCGCGTGCGCCAGCTCGCGTGCGAGGTGGCGCGCCGATATCTGGAAAGCCGCGAGCGGCAGGGCTTCCCCCTGCTCGGGCGCAGCGCGTTACCGCAGCCGGAACCGGCTTCATAA
- a CDS encoding glycine--tRNA ligase subunit beta, with protein sequence MEKSELVVELGMEEIPASMIADAAEQLAGRLAAALLEHRLPAGKRTLWHTPRRIILGLEDIPVRQSDLEETIMGPPRRVAYDAAGKPTRAALGFAEKNGVSLARVGVVETPKGEYLSLVRRVRGEPAGRILARLIPEAIGSIQFPKTMHWSPDHFRFARPVRWIVALFGGRVVRFRLADVASSRYTSGHRFLGRRRIAVRSLESLGEALQRNAVLADPAQRRARIEAGLAECAARAGGRLLEDAALLETVVNLNEAPSVVLGNFEERFLALPQEILITVMREHQKYFSVLDGEGRLLPCFLAVVNLFSDPGGDIQAGHERVLRARLADAAFFWETDRRQALADRAPALRNVLFQEKLGSYDEKSRRVLELLPRLAEALGRREWLADLETAARMYKCDLITEMVKEFTDLQGVVGGLYARAEGYPETVWRAVYEQYYPKSTASPSPSTGHGAVLALADRLDTVTGCFAIGLVPSGSGDPFAVRRQGNGILKILFDHRLSLSLGRAIEWSLAAHGRVPADTAAELGRFFEGRLRFLFEEMGFAYDCVHAVLAAGFDDPLDALDRLRALEEIRQEADFLSLASNFKRVVNILAKAGEGTDPAAGPTGSEVEESLLTETAERALYRSFLGIRPEVDAARRRHDYVRTLRLMASMRGAVDTFFNDVMVMAEDPATRRNRIALLSAISRLFNSVADISRIVVEKGA encoded by the coding sequence ATGGAAAAATCAGAGCTTGTCGTCGAATTGGGAATGGAAGAAATCCCGGCGTCCATGATCGCCGATGCCGCGGAGCAGCTTGCGGGCCGCCTCGCCGCGGCGCTCCTGGAGCATCGCCTTCCGGCGGGGAAGCGCACGCTGTGGCACACCCCGCGCCGGATCATCCTGGGCCTCGAGGATATCCCGGTGCGGCAAAGCGACCTCGAGGAAACGATCATGGGGCCGCCCAGGAGGGTGGCCTACGACGCCGCCGGCAAACCGACGCGGGCGGCGCTCGGTTTCGCCGAAAAGAACGGGGTGTCCCTCGCGAGGGTCGGCGTCGTCGAAACCCCGAAGGGGGAATACCTATCGCTCGTGCGCCGGGTGCGCGGGGAACCCGCGGGCCGGATCCTCGCGCGGCTGATCCCCGAAGCCATCGGGTCCATCCAGTTCCCCAAGACGATGCACTGGAGCCCGGACCACTTCCGGTTCGCCCGGCCGGTGCGCTGGATCGTCGCCCTGTTTGGCGGCAGGGTGGTCCGGTTCCGGCTCGCGGACGTCGCCTCCTCGCGCTACACCTCCGGGCACCGGTTCCTGGGCCGTCGGCGGATCGCGGTGCGTTCCCTCGAATCCCTCGGGGAGGCGCTCCAGCGGAACGCGGTGCTGGCGGACCCCGCCCAGCGGCGCGCGCGCATCGAGGCGGGCCTCGCCGAGTGCGCCGCCCGGGCCGGAGGCCGGCTGCTCGAGGACGCGGCGCTGCTGGAAACGGTGGTGAACCTCAACGAGGCCCCGTCGGTGGTCCTGGGGAACTTCGAGGAGCGGTTTCTGGCGCTCCCGCAGGAGATCCTGATCACGGTCATGCGGGAACACCAGAAATACTTCTCGGTCCTCGACGGCGAGGGGAGGCTGCTCCCCTGTTTCCTGGCGGTGGTCAACCTGTTCTCCGACCCCGGGGGGGATATCCAGGCCGGGCATGAGCGCGTGCTCCGGGCCCGGCTGGCCGACGCGGCCTTCTTCTGGGAGACCGACCGCAGGCAGGCGCTCGCCGATCGGGCCCCCGCCCTCCGGAACGTGCTTTTCCAGGAAAAGCTCGGGTCCTACGACGAAAAGAGCCGCCGCGTCCTCGAGCTGCTCCCCCGCCTCGCCGAGGCGCTGGGCCGCCGGGAATGGCTCGCCGATCTCGAGACCGCCGCCCGCATGTACAAGTGCGACCTCATCACCGAAATGGTCAAGGAGTTCACCGACCTTCAGGGGGTCGTCGGGGGCCTGTACGCCCGCGCGGAGGGCTACCCGGAGACGGTCTGGCGCGCGGTATACGAACAGTACTATCCCAAATCCACGGCCTCCCCCTCGCCTTCGACGGGGCACGGGGCCGTCCTGGCGCTGGCCGACCGCCTCGACACCGTCACGGGGTGTTTCGCGATCGGGCTGGTCCCGTCGGGGTCGGGCGATCCCTTCGCGGTCCGCAGGCAGGGGAACGGGATCCTCAAGATCCTCTTCGACCACCGGTTGAGCCTCTCGCTCGGCCGGGCCATCGAGTGGAGCCTGGCCGCTCACGGCCGGGTGCCGGCGGACACCGCGGCGGAACTCGGACGCTTCTTCGAGGGGCGCCTCCGTTTCCTATTCGAGGAAATGGGTTTTGCCTACGACTGCGTTCATGCCGTGCTGGCGGCGGGCTTCGACGATCCCCTGGACGCGCTCGACCGGCTGCGCGCCCTCGAGGAAATCAGGCAGGAGGCCGATTTCCTCTCCCTGGCCTCCAATTTCAAACGGGTGGTCAACATCCTGGCCAAGGCGGGGGAAGGGACGGACCCGGCCGCCGGGCCGACCGGCTCCGAGGTGGAGGAATCCCTGCTGACCGAGACGGCGGAACGGGCCCTGTACCGGAGCTTCCTCGGCATCCGTCCCGAGGTGGATGCGGCGCGACGGCGCCATGATTACGTGCGCACGCTCCGGCTGATGGCCTCCATGCGGGGCGCGGTCGATACCTTTTTCAACGATGTCATGGTCATGGCCGAAGATCCGGCGACCCGGCGAAACCGGATCGCCCTGCTCTCCGCCATTTCCCGGCTTTTCAACAGCGTGGCGGACATTTCGAGGATAGTCGTCGAAAAGGGGGCGTGA
- a CDS encoding inositol-3-phosphate synthase: MSKGITIAPPEGKLGVVIPGMGAVTSTFIAGVLAIRKGLAKPIGSLTQMGTIRLGKRTDNRIPMIKEFLPLASLEDIVFGGWDIFSDDMYTASVKAGVLEKSLLDQIRPEMEAIKPWPAAFDKAYVKKLDGTHVKKGANKMELAEQVMEDIRNFQKANNLTRTVMVWIGSTEVFLKASAVHATIESFEKGMRENDPGIAPSMIYAYAAIKMGIPYANGAPNLTADIPALLELAKQNNVPVCGKDFKTGQTLMKTILAPGLKSRMLGLNGWFSTNILGNRDGEVLDDPESFKTKEESKLSVLEHILQPKLYPDLYSNYTHKVRINYYPPRGDAKEGWDNIDIFGWLGYPMQIKVDFLCRDSILAAPIALDLVILLDLAHRCGMGGIQEWLSFYFKSPMVAPGLYPEHDLFIQLIKLKNTMRHLKGEDLITHLGLEYYD; encoded by the coding sequence ATCTCCAAAGGAATCACTATTGCCCCCCCAGAGGGGAAACTGGGCGTTGTCATCCCCGGCATGGGCGCGGTCACCTCCACCTTCATCGCCGGAGTCCTGGCCATCAGGAAAGGCCTGGCCAAGCCGATCGGGTCGCTCACGCAGATGGGCACCATCCGGCTGGGAAAGCGCACCGACAACCGCATCCCGATGATCAAGGAGTTTCTCCCGCTCGCCTCCCTCGAGGACATCGTCTTCGGGGGATGGGACATCTTCTCCGACGACATGTACACCGCCAGCGTCAAGGCGGGGGTACTGGAGAAGAGCCTGCTCGACCAGATCCGCCCGGAAATGGAAGCCATCAAGCCGTGGCCGGCGGCCTTCGACAAGGCCTACGTCAAGAAGCTGGACGGCACGCACGTGAAAAAGGGCGCCAACAAGATGGAGCTGGCGGAGCAGGTCATGGAGGATATCCGCAACTTCCAGAAGGCCAACAACCTGACCCGCACCGTCATGGTGTGGATCGGCAGCACCGAGGTCTTCCTGAAGGCGTCGGCGGTGCACGCGACCATCGAGAGCTTTGAAAAGGGGATGAGGGAAAACGACCCCGGCATCGCCCCGAGCATGATCTACGCCTACGCCGCCATCAAGATGGGGATCCCGTACGCCAACGGCGCCCCCAACCTCACGGCCGACATCCCCGCGCTGCTGGAGCTGGCCAAACAGAACAACGTCCCGGTATGCGGCAAGGACTTCAAGACCGGGCAGACGCTCATGAAGACCATCCTGGCCCCGGGTTTGAAATCGCGCATGCTGGGCCTGAACGGCTGGTTCTCCACCAACATCCTGGGGAACCGGGACGGCGAGGTCCTGGACGACCCCGAGTCGTTCAAGACCAAGGAGGAGAGCAAGCTGTCGGTGCTGGAACACATCCTGCAGCCGAAGCTCTATCCCGACCTCTATTCCAACTACACCCACAAGGTCCGCATCAATTACTACCCGCCCAGGGGGGACGCCAAGGAGGGCTGGGACAACATCGACATCTTCGGCTGGCTCGGCTACCCGATGCAGATCAAGGTCGATTTCCTGTGCCGCGATTCCATCCTGGCGGCGCCCATCGCGCTCGACCTGGTGATCCTGCTCGACCTGGCGCACCGCTGCGGCATGGGCGGGATCCAGGAATGGCTGTCGTTCTACTTCAAGAGCCCGATGGTCGCACCGGGGCTCTACCCGGAGCACGACCTGTTCATCCAGCTCATCAAGCTGAAGAACACCATGCGCCACCTGAAGGGGGAGGACCTGATCACCCACCTGGGCCTGGAGTATTACGATTAG
- a CDS encoding pyruvate, phosphate dikinase: MSTKYVYLFANGESDGNGGMKDLLGGKGAGLAEMTNAGLPVPPGFTITTEACNSYYGAGEKFPDGMWNQVLAALKKVEGATGKEFGNPSNPLLVSVRSGAKFSMPGMMDTILNLGLNDETMRGLAELTSNQRFALDAYRRFIQMFSKIVLGVDGELFEQALDKMKRSLRVKLDTDLKTENLSALCREFKKIVRSETGSEFPSDPYLQLEESIKAVFRSWNGDRAIAYRRRERIPDDLGTGVNIVTMVFGNMGEDSGTGVAFTRNPATGEPKLFGDYLVNAQGEDVVAGIRTPKHIDELKDYMPEIYRQFVEVARKLERHYRDMQDLEFTVERGKLWMLQTRNGKRTGPAAVRIAVDMVQEGIIDETTAVMRVPAGDLDQLLHKMVDPKAALTVLTRGINASPGAAAGRVVFTPKDAEQLKEKGVPAVLVRRETSPEDVRGMDAAQAILTSTGGPTSHAAVVARGWGKPCVVGAGEVAINYAKNEFSVGKVKVRKGDWITVDGTSGQVILGQAPLIDPELGDHFRRLMEWADKARVLKVRTNADTPADAAIARKYGAQGIGLCRTEHMFFAGERIDHVRQMILGSLEYKRLERELGALESEIGKATSPKKRKELADARRKVEKAIAEPRRLYLGGLKELLKLQRKDFEGIFKAMSGLPVTVRALDPPLHEFLPHTEEETRKLARKLKVNSRVLWDRVQALHEANPMLGHRGCRLGVVFPEITEMQARAIFEAAVRVQKKGGEVFPEVMIPLVGDVSELRLQAEVVRRVAAEVFEKAGRRVDYLVGTMIELPRAALTADRIAEVAEFFSFGTNDLTQTTFGISRDDSGKFLPFYIENRILAEDPFQVLDREGVGQLVQMGTERGRKTRPDLKVGICGEHGGEPSSVHFCHSVGMNYVSCSPYRVPIARLAAAQAALGSEETVSRTA, encoded by the coding sequence ATGTCCACCAAATACGTATACCTTTTTGCAAACGGAGAATCGGACGGGAACGGCGGGATGAAGGACCTGCTCGGCGGCAAGGGCGCCGGGCTCGCCGAGATGACCAACGCGGGGTTGCCCGTTCCTCCCGGGTTCACCATCACCACCGAGGCCTGTAACTCCTATTACGGCGCCGGGGAGAAGTTTCCGGACGGGATGTGGAACCAGGTCCTGGCGGCGCTCAAAAAGGTGGAGGGGGCCACGGGCAAGGAATTCGGCAACCCGTCCAATCCCCTGCTGGTCTCCGTCCGGTCGGGGGCCAAGTTTTCCATGCCCGGCATGATGGACACCATCCTCAACCTCGGCCTGAACGACGAGACGATGCGGGGCCTGGCCGAGCTGACCTCCAACCAGAGGTTCGCGCTCGACGCCTACCGCCGGTTCATCCAGATGTTTTCCAAGATCGTCCTCGGGGTGGACGGGGAACTGTTCGAGCAGGCGCTCGACAAGATGAAGCGCTCCCTGCGGGTGAAACTCGACACCGACCTCAAAACCGAAAACCTTTCCGCCCTCTGCCGCGAGTTCAAGAAGATCGTCCGCTCCGAGACCGGGAGCGAGTTCCCCTCCGATCCCTACCTGCAGCTCGAGGAGTCGATCAAGGCCGTCTTCCGCTCCTGGAACGGGGACCGCGCGATCGCCTACCGGCGCCGCGAGCGGATCCCGGACGACCTGGGCACGGGGGTGAACATCGTCACCATGGTGTTCGGCAACATGGGGGAGGATTCGGGCACCGGGGTGGCGTTCACCCGCAACCCGGCCACCGGGGAGCCGAAGCTCTTCGGGGACTACCTCGTCAACGCCCAGGGGGAGGATGTCGTCGCCGGCATCCGGACCCCGAAACATATCGATGAGCTGAAGGACTACATGCCCGAGATCTACCGCCAGTTCGTGGAGGTGGCCCGGAAGCTGGAGCGCCATTACCGCGACATGCAGGACCTCGAATTCACGGTGGAGCGCGGCAAGCTCTGGATGCTCCAGACGCGCAACGGCAAACGCACCGGGCCGGCCGCGGTCCGCATCGCCGTGGATATGGTCCAGGAGGGCATCATCGACGAGACTACGGCCGTCATGCGCGTGCCGGCCGGGGACCTCGACCAGCTGCTGCACAAGATGGTCGACCCCAAGGCCGCGCTCACCGTGCTGACGCGGGGGATCAACGCCAGCCCGGGCGCGGCCGCGGGAAGGGTCGTGTTCACCCCGAAGGACGCCGAGCAGCTGAAGGAAAAGGGCGTGCCCGCCGTGCTGGTCCGGCGGGAAACCTCGCCGGAGGATGTGCGGGGGATGGACGCCGCGCAGGCGATCCTGACCTCGACCGGCGGGCCCACCAGCCACGCCGCCGTGGTGGCCAGGGGCTGGGGCAAACCGTGCGTGGTGGGGGCGGGGGAGGTCGCCATCAATTACGCCAAAAACGAGTTCTCGGTGGGCAAGGTCAAGGTGCGCAAGGGGGACTGGATCACGGTGGACGGCACCAGCGGCCAGGTCATCCTCGGCCAGGCGCCCCTGATCGACCCCGAGCTGGGAGACCATTTCCGGCGCCTGATGGAGTGGGCCGACAAGGCCCGCGTGCTGAAGGTGCGCACCAACGCCGACACGCCGGCCGACGCCGCGATCGCGCGCAAGTACGGCGCCCAGGGGATCGGCCTGTGCCGCACCGAACACATGTTCTTCGCGGGGGAACGCATCGATCACGTGCGCCAGATGATCCTGGGCTCGCTGGAGTACAAGCGCCTGGAGCGCGAGCTCGGGGCGCTCGAGTCCGAGATCGGCAAGGCGACCTCGCCCAAGAAGCGCAAGGAACTCGCCGACGCCCGCCGGAAGGTCGAGAAGGCGATCGCCGAACCCAGGCGCCTCTACCTGGGCGGGCTCAAGGAGCTGCTCAAGCTGCAGCGCAAGGACTTCGAGGGGATCTTCAAGGCGATGAGCGGGCTGCCCGTGACGGTCCGCGCCCTGGACCCGCCGCTGCACGAGTTTTTGCCGCACACCGAGGAGGAAACGCGCAAGCTGGCGCGCAAGCTCAAGGTCAACTCCAGGGTCCTGTGGGACAGGGTCCAGGCCCTGCACGAGGCCAACCCGATGCTGGGCCACCGGGGCTGCCGCCTGGGGGTGGTGTTCCCCGAGATCACCGAGATGCAGGCGCGCGCCATCTTCGAGGCGGCCGTGAGGGTGCAGAAGAAGGGGGGCGAGGTGTTCCCCGAGGTCATGATCCCGCTGGTGGGGGACGTGAGCGAGCTCCGGCTCCAGGCGGAGGTGGTGCGGCGCGTGGCCGCGGAGGTGTTCGAAAAGGCGGGGCGCCGGGTGGACTACCTGGTCGGCACCATGATCGAACTCCCGCGCGCGGCGCTGACGGCCGACCGCATCGCGGAGGTGGCCGAGTTCTTCTCCTTCGGGACCAACGACCTGACCCAGACGACGTTCGGCATCTCGCGCGACGATTCGGGCAAGTTCCTCCCCTTCTATATCGAAAACCGGATCCTGGCGGAGGACCCCTTCCAGGTGCTCGACCGCGAAGGGGTGGGACAGCTGGTGCAGATGGGAACCGAAAGGGGGAGAAAGACCCGGCCCGACCTGAAGGTGGGCATCTGCGGGGAGCACGGGGGCGAACCCTCCTCGGTCCATTTCTGCCACAGCGTGGGCATGAACTACGTGTCCTGCTCCCCCTACCGCGTGCCGATCGCCCGGCTGGCCGCGGCGCAGGCGGCGCTGGGGTCCGAAGAGACGGTGTCCCGCACCGCGTAG
- the lpxD gene encoding UDP-3-O-(3-hydroxymyristoyl)glucosamine N-acyltransferase produces the protein MKLSQIAERIGCRMVGPDADIVRVAGIEQAGAGDLTFVSNRKYIRHIPGTRASAIILGEDIPAVEIPSLRTDDPYLAFARALELFFEPCRPEPGVHPAAVVAPTALLGPGVSVGPCAVIGERCRVGAGTVIHPHVVLYPGAEIGPGCVLHSGVVVREGCRVGDRVVLQNGVVVGGDGFGFAPTRDGAWHKIPQTGRAVIEDDVEVGANSTIDRAAVGDTVVRRGAKLDNLVQVGHGAEVGACSVVAAQAGLAGSTRLGRGVMVGGQAGFAGHLEVGDGAVITAQSGTSHDVPAGSAVSGSPAFASAAWLRASAAFARLPDLVKKVRALEGEFRALRAGRGSEKNS, from the coding sequence ATGAAGCTTTCCCAGATTGCCGAAAGAATCGGGTGCCGGATGGTCGGCCCGGACGCGGACATCGTCCGCGTGGCCGGGATCGAACAGGCCGGGGCGGGGGACCTGACCTTCGTCTCCAACCGGAAATATATCCGGCACATCCCGGGCACGCGGGCGTCCGCCATCATCCTCGGGGAGGATATCCCCGCGGTCGAGATCCCGAGCCTGAGGACGGACGACCCCTATCTCGCCTTCGCGCGCGCCCTGGAACTCTTTTTCGAACCCTGCCGGCCGGAACCGGGGGTCCACCCCGCGGCCGTGGTGGCCCCCACCGCCCTCCTCGGCCCGGGAGTCTCCGTCGGCCCCTGCGCCGTCATAGGGGAGCGCTGCCGCGTCGGCGCGGGCACGGTGATCCACCCCCACGTGGTCCTCTATCCCGGCGCCGAGATCGGTCCCGGGTGCGTGCTCCATTCGGGGGTCGTGGTGCGCGAAGGGTGCCGGGTGGGCGACCGCGTGGTGCTGCAGAACGGGGTGGTGGTCGGCGGCGACGGGTTCGGTTTCGCCCCGACCCGTGACGGGGCCTGGCACAAGATTCCCCAGACGGGGAGGGCCGTCATCGAGGACGACGTCGAGGTGGGGGCCAATTCCACCATCGACCGGGCCGCCGTCGGGGATACGGTCGTCCGGCGCGGGGCGAAGCTGGACAACCTCGTGCAGGTGGGACACGGGGCCGAGGTGGGGGCCTGCTCGGTGGTGGCCGCACAGGCGGGCCTGGCGGGGTCCACTCGCCTCGGCAGGGGGGTCATGGTGGGCGGACAGGCGGGATTCGCCGGGCACCTGGAGGTGGGGGACGGCGCCGTCATCACCGCCCAGAGCGGCACCTCCCACGACGTGCCGGCCGGGAGCGCCGTCTCCGGTTCCCCGGCCTTCGCGAGCGCCGCCTGGCTGCGCGCGTCGGCCGCTTTCGCCCGGCTGCCGGACCTGGTGAAGAAGGTACGGGCGCTCGAGGGGGAGTTCCGCGCCCTGCGCGCCGGCCGGGGGAGCGAAAAAAATTCATAA